Below is a window of Candidatus Hydrogenedens sp. DNA.
AACATAGCATAAAAAGTATCAGGTATTTTTCCGTTTTGTAAATTTAATTTTTTCTTGATATACCATTCTGCCCGTAGATTTTGCTTGGTCTGTTTTTATTATTTTTGTTTTACTTACTTGGATTTGCGTTCGCTTTGTTTTTACGCTTTGTTGTTTTTCCTCTACTGCTTGTTTCACATCCAATTTATTCCGCATGGCTTTCTCTTTCATAGATTGCCTTAATTCATTGATAGATTTCAAGCATTCCCTTTGTAACTGAATTAAACAAGCCTCACAAAGCCGTTTCGACGCACTAATAGCAGGAGCACCACATCTTCCACAGTATATAGACTCCGATGGCGTTTCTGCCTCAAACCACCCCTGGTCACACATCCGCAAAATAACATCCAGAGGAATTCCGGATTTCTCTGAAACCTCAATAGCACTTATGTTCCCACATTCTTCTAATATCGCACGAATTTTCTCATAATCTTCCTGCTCATCATCAATGCACCCATTACATACAAGGTAGTGCGAATTTTCAGGCTTATTGAATAATCTTCCACAGCGGGGACATTTTGTTAATGGCATACAACCTCCTTTTCATATAATTTATTTTTCATATATTAAACATTGTAAAACCCCTTTAATGATGCCTAATATAGTATATAACTTTCTTAATTGCATCTACAATATATTGAATATTTTCTTCTGTCAATAAAGGATGGAGCGGTAGTGATAATATCTCTTTAGAAATTTGTGTAGCAGTAGGGCAATCCTCAGGACGAACACCACAAACCTGTTGGATATAAGGATGTAAATGGACACCATAAAAATGTATCCCTGTCCCGATATTTTCCTGACGGAGCATAAAAGCAATTTCGTCTCTCGTTTTATTTACCTTTTGCGGATTAATACGAATAATGAACAAGTGCCAAGCGTGTTGGACATAATCTTTTACAGTAGGAAGAATTATTTCATCTA
It encodes the following:
- a CDS encoding DegT/DnrJ/EryC1/StrS family aminotransferase produces the protein SFYATKNITTIEGGMITLSDTEEAKYLRILATNGLTDTAWDRYGRSAFLRPQELITAGFKYAMSNISASIGMEQIKKLHSFNSVRQRLATRYFYSLSEIDEIILPTVKDYVQHAWHLFIIRINPQKVNKTRDEIAFMLRQENIGTGIHFYGVHLHPYIQQVCGVRPEDCPTATQISKEILSLPLHPLLTEENIQYIVDAIKKVIYYIRHH